One window of Oncorhynchus masou masou isolate Uvic2021 chromosome 33, UVic_Omas_1.1, whole genome shotgun sequence genomic DNA carries:
- the LOC135528457 gene encoding homeobox protein Hox-C12a-like — MGEHNLLNPGFVGPLVNIHTGDTFYFPNFRASGGQLAGLPSLPYPRRDNVCSLQWNPSEPCNGYSQSYFSSPVSINPSFNRSCEITRPEEGKCYYSNGSASNRESCSGGGGGSLKREDRARDTSSSITSDHGMHTGMGSNNSGAFSKYDYGTDQLTQDPQSCLSLESDSNSSLLNEGSKPSSSDPQTLVSPGNHTVHSGNITAGGGAPWYPMHSRTRKKRKPYSKLQLAELEGEFMLNEFITRQRRRELSDRLNLSDQQVKIWFQNRRMKKKRLMMREQALSFF; from the exons ATGGGCGAGCATAATCTTCTTAATCCCGGGTTTGTGGGACCTTTGGTAAACATCCACACTGGAGACACTTTTTACTTTCCGAATTTCCGAGCCTCGGGGGGACAACTGGCGGGGCTACCGTCTCTCCCTTACCCGAGAAGGGACAATGTTTGCTCCCTCCAGTGGAACCCATCGGAGCCGTGCAATGGATACTCTCAATCCTACTTTAGCAGCCCCGTATCTATTAACCCTTCTTTCAACCGGTCGTGTGAAATTACTCGACCGGAGGAGGGTAAATGTTATTATAGCAACGGCAGCGCAAGCAACAGAGAGAGCTGTTCCGGTGGTGGTGGGGGCAGCCTAAAACGAGAGGATAGGGCGAGGGACACATCATCATCCATAACATCTGATCACGGTATGCACACTGGCATGGGCAGCAACAACAGTGGTGCCTTTTCCAAGTATGATTATGGGACCGATCAACTCACTCAAGACCCGCAGTCCTGCCTATCTCTGGAATCCGATTCCAACTCCTCGCTTCTAAACGAGGGCAGCAAACCGTCCTCCAGCGACCCTCAGACCCTGGTGTCACCAGGAAACCACACGGTCCACTCGGGCAACATAACTGCAGGCGGAG GTGCCCCGTGGTATCCGATGCACAGCCGGACCCGAAAGAAACGCAAGCCCTACTCCAAGCTCCAACTGGCCGAATTGGAGGGCGAGTTCATGCTGAATGAATTCATCACCAGACAGCGGCGGAGGGAGCTCTCTGACCGCCTTAACCTCAGCGACCAACAGGTTAAAATCTGGTTCCAGAACCGGCGTATGAAGAAGAAGAGACTGATGATGAGGGAGCAAGCTTTGTCCTTCTTTTAG